The Penicillium oxalicum strain HP7-1 chromosome VI, whole genome shotgun sequence genome window below encodes:
- a CDS encoding N-acetyl-6-hydroxytryptophan oxidase ivoB produces MAPAERKNYTDAVLCLARKPPRLSTALFPGVRSRFDDFVATHINYTLHVHYSGLFLPWHRRFTWLWEQALREECGYTSYLPYWNWPLWASDLKNSPLFDCSDTSLSGDGEYNPAEQALSGGDVTLPRGTGGGCVRCGPFKDFELHLGPFSRSLTSLTELPSPGFEYNPHCLNRSLNNFVGSNYDNTTLVSRLSSATDISDFQMVLDHWPAQPDGVLGLHGGGHFSLGSTMQDLFASPQDPAFMLHHSMIDRLWAMWQTKDERNRRYALNGTSTILNPPWGKPVRLDTVMEFGALDRPRRVKEVMSPLEHGLCYIYT; encoded by the exons ATGGCACCAGCCGAGCGGAAGAACTACACCGATGCAGTGCTGTGTTTGGCTCGAAAGCCTCCTCGGCTATCAACTGCACTTTTTCCTGGTGTCCGAAGTCGATTCGATGATTTTGTTGC AACTCACATCAACTATACGCTCCACGTGCACTACAGCGGCTTGTTTCTGCCATGGCATCGCCGGTTCACCTGGCTCTGGGAGCAGGCGCTTCGAGAGGAATGTGGCTATACAAGCTATCTACC ATACTGGAATTGGCCACTTTGGGCTTCCGACCTCAAGAACAGCCCTCTCTTTGACTGCAGTGATACCTCGCTTTCCGGTGACGGAGAGTATAATCCTGCGGAGCAGGCTCTCTCTGGTGGCGATGTCACCCTCCCTCGAGGCACTGGAGGAGGATGTGTAAGATGTGGACCTTTCAAAGACTTCGAACTTCATCTAGGCCCATTCTCTCGCTCCTTGACGTCGTTGACCGAATTGCCTTCCCCGGGATTTGAGTACAATCCCCATTGTCTGAACCGTAGCCTCAACAACTTTGTGGGCTCAAATTACGACAACACAACCCTTGTGTCCCGGCTCTCATCAGCCACAGATATTTCCGATTTTCAGATGGTGCTCGACCACTGGCCAGCACAACCGGATGGTGTTCTCGGGCTGCACGGGGGTGGCCATTTCAGTCTGGGGTCCACCATGCAGGATTTATTTGCCTCACCGCAGGATCCAGCATTCATGTTGCACCATAGTATGATTGATCGTCTTTGGGCAATGTGGCAGACCAAGGATGAGCGGAATCGGCGATATGCGCTCAATGGCACTTCGACCATCTTGAATCCGCCATGGGGGAAGCCTGTGAGGCTGGATACGGTGATGGAGTTTGGAGCTCTTGATCGACCAAGACGGGTCAAAGAAGTCATGAGTCCCCTGGAACATGGGCTGTGCTATATATACACTTAG
- a CDS encoding putative ATP-dependent RNA helicase DHR1, which yields MPKFVPRQRKQKHRRQETSAPVDTNVAELAPVSKDEKEARRQKLRDELREQHTNVSSKKQKRLEKYIETKLKKEENVELLKKLAQAKVDTSGLQTSKDLGKRKRQPDIGAPITTEVSKRSGPADDSDDSDIDLKNTPGVKAQIPVGPVGSGLKRPLELGADGFPVIKKRKRSKKSKLSAVSAAEPSWEGFESGEETPNEHEQDRVPEESDIEEASEGDSDSEQPDDSENSSDGSDDDDDDEDDGDDDEEEEEEEEEEEEEEEDDESDHRIRPRESAFKSWAIQQINEAVGFNPTEGPAVHDHVQQAFAPPRKEPQNTVEIEEPLPRELEVTTGNPFRKAFSVHVDRSEEIQSSRLGLPVVGEEQKIMEAIYNNSVVVIWGATGSGKTTQLPQFLFEAGFGNPDSPNPGIIGVTQPRRVAAVSMANRVSQELGQFSDQVSYQIRFETTVSKKTAIKFMTDGILLREIADDFALRKYSVLIIDEAHERSVNTDILIGMVSRIVDLRKSMSEEDPSVKPLKVVIMSATLRISDFTENPSLFRDGPPPLVQAEGRQYPVTIHFARRTQRDYVEEAFRKVSRGHRKLPPGGMLVFLTGQNEIRLLSKKLKQAFKPTQRLETTQTKVQLSANEAPLEAEDLELGGMDMDHAGDEEEDLEITGLDEPDDDEGFDLGEEAMDSSTKVHVLPLYSQLPTKEQMKVFEAPPENSRLIILATNVAETSLTIPGIKYVFDCGRSKEKQYDLSTGVQNFQIGWISKASANQRAGRAGRTGPGHCYRLYSSAVYEADFADYTDPEILRTPIEGVVLQMKSMGLHNVINFPFPTPPSRQGLAKAEKLLKNLGALSTGGQVTQIGRRLSTYPLSPRFGKMLYIGHQHGCMPYVIALVAGLAVGDLFVAENQLPGNEAQQVKSRKTGSDSDSDTSDSEDEKVYTIAERLEDTEREQRSKDFARVHRLLSKHDDTSDALKYLSAICAYAYAPDGEAFCEQMFLRAKAFKEASQLRHQLSDIVRSNNPGLLGAYSAKLPEPSAKQLKAIKQIVTAGFIDHVAIRADLAPVPPEVPRAPRRAIDVPYLTLFRSRERHADDIAERAVFVHPTSILAKLTPKEMPPYIVYSHLQQSAAAPLTGQTPKIRMFPLVAPSGAQLAAIAHDTPLIQYGKPVGKTELLEGIPQRRSCWVVPSLVGDSGSTGWPLPAKKVIQRKDPREGWVIEKFVA from the exons ATGCCAAAGTTTGTTCCAAGGCAgcgaaaacaaaaacaccGGCGCCAAGAGACGAGTGCGCCGGTTGATACCAATGTTGCGGAACTAGCGCCGGTCTCCAAAGACGAAAAAGAGGCGCGCAGGCAGAAGTTGCGAGACGAATTACGAGAACAACATACCAATGTCTCttcgaagaagcaaaaaagatTGGAGAAGTACATT GAAACCAAactcaaaaaagaagagaacgTCGAGCTTCTGAAGAAGCTAGCACAAGCCAAGGTCGATACATCGGGGTTGCAAACATCGAAGGATTTGGGAAAGCGCAAAAGACAGCCAGATATCGGAGCCCCAATCACGACAGAAGTGTCAAAAAGGTCCGGACCTGCGGACGATTCCGACGACTCCGACATTGATTTGAAGAATACCCCGGGGGTAAAGGCTCAAATACCTGTCGGACCTGTTGGAAGTGGCTTGAAGCGTCCTCTTGAGCTTGGTGCGGACGGGTTTCCGGTTATCAAAAAGCGGAAGCGCTCGAAAAAGTCGAAGCTTTCCGCAGTATCTGCGGCTGAGCCGTCATGGGAAGGTTTCGAGTCTGGCGAGGAAACACCAAACGAGCATGAGCAAGATCGTGTTCCTGAGGAATCCGACATCGAAGAAGCATCTGAGGGCGATTCCGATAGCGAGCAACCTGATGACTCTGAAAATTCTTCGGACGGctcggatgatgatgatgatgatgaggatgacggcgacgacgacgaggaggaggaggaggaggaggaggaggaggaggaggaggaagaggacgatgaaAGTGACCATCGTATCAGGCCGCGAGAGTCAGCATTCAAGTCGTGGGCTATACAACAAATAAATGAAGCCGTAGGCTTCAATCCTACCGAGGGACCTGCGGTTCACGACCATGTGCAACAAGCTTTCGCACCACCCAGAAAAGAGCCTCAAAATACCGTCGAAATTGAGGAGCCTCTTCCGCGTGAACTCGAAGTGACTACCGGCAATCCCTTCCGAAAAGCATTCAGTGTCCACGTTGACCGTTCTGAAGAAATCCAGTCGTCTCGTCTCGGGCTCCCGGTTGTCGGCGAAGAACAGAAGATCATGGAGGCAATCTACAACAACTCAGTGGTCGTCATCTGGGGTGCTACTGGTAGCGGAAAGACCACTCAACTTCCACAATTTCTTTTCGAAGCTGGGTTCGGCAATCCCGATAGCCCCAACCCCGGCATCATTGGTGTCACGCAGCCTCGCCGAGTGGCCGCTGTGAGTATGGCAAACCGTGTCTCCCAAGAACTGGGTCAGTTCTCGGACCAGGTTTCGTATCAGATTCGGTTTGAGACCACAGTATCTAAGAAGACCGCTATCAAATTCATGACGGACGGTATTCTTCTTCGTGAAATTGCAGATGATTTCGCTCTGCGCAAATACTCTGTTCTGATTATTGACGAAGCGCACGAAAGGAGCGTGAATACGGATATTCTTATCGGTATGGTCAGTCGCATTGTCGATCTGCGCAAGTCCATGAGTGAGGAGGATCCTTCTGTGAAGCCTCTAAAGGTGGTCATCATGTCCGCCACGCTTCGTATTTCAGATTTCACCGAGAATCCCAGCTTGTTCAGAGATGGTCCGCCTCCCTTGGTGCAAGCTGAGGGTCGTCAGTATCCAGTGACTATACACTTTGCTCGTCGAACGCAGCGAGACTATGTGGAAGAAGCTTTCCGCAAAGTCTCCCGGGGTCATCGAAAGCTTCCCCCGGGAGGAATGCTTGTTTTTCTGACTGGTCAGAACGAAATCCGACTCCTGTCGAAGAAGCTGAAACAAGCCTTCAAGCCCACTCAGCGTCTTGAGACGACGCAGACGAAAGTCCAGCTTTCTGCGAACGAGGCACCATTAGAAGCCGAAGATTTGGAGCTTGGCGGTATGGATATGGATCATGcaggagacgaggaggaagattTAGAAATTACTGGCCTTGATGAACcagatgatgacgaaggatttgatcttggcgaAGAAGCCATGGATTCGTCAACAAAAGTACACGTCTTGCCGCTGTATTCTCAGTTGCCAACCAAGGAGCAAATGAAGGTGTTTGAAGCACCTCCAGAGAACTCGCGTCTCATCATTCTCGCAACCAATGTGGCAGAGACATCGCTCACCATTCCCGGCATCAAATATGTGTTTGATTGCGGTCgatcaaaagagaaacaatATGATCTTTCGACGGGCGTGCAAAACTTCCAAATTGGCTGGATCAGCAAGGCCAGCGCAAACCAGCGCGCTGGCCGAGCGGGTCGGACGGGTCCAGGTCACTGTTATCGACTTTACTCTTCTGCCGTTTACGAGGCCGACTTTGCTGATTACACTGACCCTGAAATTCTGCGCACCCCCATTGAGGGTGTAGTTCTTCAGATGAAGAGCATGGGTCTGCACAATGTGATcaatttccctttccccACTCCGCCTAGTCGTCAAGGCCTTGCCAAAGCCGAAAAGCTTCTCAAGAACCTTGGTGCTCTTTCCACTGGTGGACAGGTTACTCAAATTGGTCGTCGCCTCTCCACATATCCACTTTCCCCTCGCTTCGGCAAGATGCTTTATATCGGACACCAGCATGGCTGCATGCCCTATGTCATCGCCCTTGTCGCGGGACTAGCGGTTGGCGACCTGTTTGTTGCTGAGAACCAACTTCCTGGCAATGAGGCGCAACAAGTCAAGAGCAGAAAGACCGGTTCAGATTCAGATTCAGACACCAGTGACTCGGAAGATGAGAAAGTATACACAATTGCAGAACGCCTAGAGGACACAGAGCGTGAGCAACGATCGAAGGATTTCGCCCGTGTACACCGACTTTTGAGCAAACACGACGACACCAGCGACGCTCTCAAGTATCTTTCTGCCATCTGTGCCTACGCTTATGCGCCCGATGGAGAAGCATTCTGCGAGCAGATGTTCCTCCGCGCAAAGGCTTTCAAGGAGGCATCGCAGTTGCGCCACCAGCTCTCGGATATTGTGCGGTCCAACAATCCAGGACTCCTTGGCGCCTACTCAGCCAAGCTGCCTGAGCCTTCAGCTAAGCAGCTCAAGGCAATTAAGCAGATTGTCACTGCCGGTTTCATCGACCATGTGGCTATCCGAGCCGATCTGGCCCCCGTTCCTCCTGAGGTTCCGCGCGCACCTCGCCGCGCCATTGACGTGCCTTATCTGACACTCTTCCGCTCGCGTGAGCGACATGCCGATGACATCGCGGAGCGAGCTGTCTTCGTGCATCCGACATCGATTCTGGCTAAGCTCACGCCGAAGGAAATGCCACCATACATCGTCTATTCGCATCTCCAGCAGTCTGCCGCAGCGCCTCTTACGGGACAGACTCCCAAGATCCGCATGTTTCCACTAGTGGCACCGAGCGGAGCGCAATTAGCGGCCATCGCGCACGACACTCCGCTCATCCAATACGGAAAGCCCGTTGGCAAAACCGAGCTGTTGGAAGGAATCCCTCAGCGTCGCTCGTGCTGGGTTGTACCATCACTGGTCGGCGACTCTGGTAGCACAGGGTGGCCGCTACCAGCAAAGAAAGTGATACAGCGGAAAGACCCCAGAGAGGGTTGGGTGATTGAAAAATTTGTGGCATGA
- a CDS encoding Importin alpha re-exporter: MAEALGALLEASLDPRRNKEAELALRQEEQKPGFSLQLLQISASESYPSNIRLASALCFKNFVKRNWTNEDGNWKLPQNEVETIKRELITLMISVPPSIQTQLGEAVSVIADSDFWERWNTLVDDLVSKLSPSNPTVNIGVLQVAHSIFKRWRPLFQSNELYIEINHVLEKFGTPFLSLFEPIYSQGLDAYLEQNKSNKENLIQGYTQLNLMIKLFYDLSCHDLPPMFEDNLGAISQILLKYLTYDNELLHTDDETEAGPLEYVRAGIFEALTLYVQKFLDAFGPHVGQFIQSSWGFLTTIGQETKYDILVSRALHFLTSVASMPEHAASFQAEETLGQIIEKVILPNVSLRESDEELFEDEPIEFIRRDLEGSDSETRRRAATDFLRRLAEKFEESVTKVTLKYIEHYLAEYAKSPSSQWKSKDTATYLFSAIAAKGVATSTHGVTATNSLVSITDFFQQHLAADLVADDGVHPILKVDVIKYLYNFRSIITKEQWQQVLPILVKHLASPNYVVYTYAAIAVERALFLSDAQNQPVIPPANIIPLSKELLEHIFQLIQSNPAPEKVQENEFLMRCVMRVLVVIREGVVPFTDIVLARFINITDIIRTNPSNPKFYYYHFEALGAFIRFAAPANPDKLEQALYTPFAGILQNDVQEFMPYVFQLFAALLEANLMWESRGNIPALVRLLSSIIPRGSQYIIEHNQVEPILGIFQKLLSTKTNEGYGFDLLESVVATFPPTVMEPYFIQIMQIILQRLQSSKTENLSMRFVRFYHFVTAHDEKGYSPDTIQQICEKIQADLFKGVYLGLVLADTQKLARPLDRKTAVISLTKTLANSEAFATKYVKGWALTCNTLLKLLELPPEVVHKDDIIEIDAEEMSFGVGFTALNTIRMQPRDPWPETGADLKAWVGSYLKESDKKKGGRVSQFAQERLDDQAKAVLGSYIS; the protein is encoded by the exons ATGGCGGAGGCTCTTGGAGCTTTGTTGGAGGCAAGCTTGGATCCGCGCCGAAACAAGGAAG CCGAGCTTGCCCTGCGACAAGAGGAACAGAAACCGGGATTTTCGTTGCAACTCCTTCAGATCTCGGCATCCGAATCCTATCCCAGCAACATTCGTCTTGCCAGCGCCCTTTGTTTCAAGAATTTCGTCAAACGCAACTGGACCAACGAGGATGGAAATTGGAAGCTTCCTCAAAATGAAGTGGAAACGATCAAGCGCGAGCTGATCACCTTGATGATTTCTGTTCCTCCTTCCATTCAGACTCAGCTAGGCGAGGCCGTCAGCGTGATCGCAGACAGCGATTTCTGGGAGCGATGGAACACTCTTGTCGAT GACCTTGTCTCAAAACTTTCACCTTCGAACCCAACCGTCAACATCGGTGTTCTGCAAGTTGCGCACTCAATTTTCAAGCGCTGGCGACCGCTCTTCCAGTCAAATGAGCTCTACATTGAGATCAATCATGTCCTGGAAAAGTTCGGTACTCCATTCCTGTCATTGTTCGAG CCGATCTACTCACAGGGTCTCGACGCCTATCTCgaacaaaacaaaagcaacAAGGAAAACCTCATCCAAGGTTACACGCAGCTCAACTTGATGATCAAATTGTTCTATGACCTTTCGTGCCACGATCTTCCTCCCATGTTTGAGGACAACCTTGGCGCAATTTCGCAAATCCTGTTGAAATACCTCACGTACGACAACGAGCTTCTGCACACTGATGACGAAACGGAGGCCGGTCCGCTGGAATATGTCCGCGCTGGGATCTTCGAGGCTCTGACTTTGTACGTTCAGAAGTTCCTCGATGCCTTTGGGCCTCACGTTGGACAATTCATTCAGAGCTCATGGGGATTCTTGACTACCATTGGTCAAGAAACAAAATACGACATTCTCGTCAGTCGGGCTCTGCACTTCTTGACTTCAGTCGCCAGCATGCCCGAGCACGCGGCATCTTTCCAGGCCGAGGAGACTCTTGGACAGATCATCGAGAAAGTTATCTTGCCCAATGTCAGTCTGCGAGAGTCGGATGAGGAGCTTTTTGAAGACGAGCCGATTGAGTTCATTCGTCGGGATCTCGAGGGCTCTGATAGCGAGACTAGACGCCGTGCCGCCACAGACTTCCTTCGACGACTAGCCGAGAAATTCGAGGAGTCCGTGACCAAGGTCACCTTGAAGTACATTGAGCATTATCTCGCTGAATACGCGAAGAGCCCCTCGTCCCAATGGAAATCCAAGGACACGGCAACCTATCTCTTCTCTGCCATTGCCGCCAAGGGCGTTGCCACTTCGACACATGGCGTTACAGCTACGAACAGCTTAGTTAGCATCACAGACTTTTTCCAGCAACACCTGGCTGCGGATCTTGTGGCTGACGATGGAGTTCACCCGATCCTCAAAGTGGATGTGATCAAGTACCTTTACAATTTCCGCAGCATCATTACCAAGGAGCAGTGGCAACAAGTGCTTCCAATCTTGGTCAAGCATCTCGCATCTCCAAATTACGTCGTGTACACGTACGCTGCAATTGCCGTGGAGCGGGCACTTTTCTTGAGTGATGCTCAGAATCAGCCTGTCATCCCACCTGCCAACATCATCCCCTTGTCTAAGGAACTCTTGGAGCACATTTTCCAGCTCATCCAAAGCAATCCGGCTCCGGAAAAGGTGCAGGAGAACGAGTTCCTCATGCGGTGTGTGATGCGGGTGCTGGTCGTCATTCGGGAGGGCGTCGTTCCCTTCACAGATATCGTGTTGGCCCGTTTCATCAACATCACAGACATTATCCGCACAAACCCCAGCAACCCTAAGTTCTACTACTACCACTTTGAGGCCCTGGGTGCTTTCATTCG ATTTGCTGCCCCGGCGAACCCCGACAAGCTCGAACAGGCGCTCTACACCCCGTTCGCTGGGATTCTCCAAAACGACGTTCAAG AGTTCATGCCCTACGTTTTCCAACTCTTCGCCGCTCTGCTGGAGGCCAACC TCATGTGGGAATCTCGCGGCAATATTCCTGCTCTGGTTCGCCTGCTTTCATCAATCATTCCGCGTGGCTCCCAGTACATCATCGAGCATAATCAGGTTGAGCCCATTCTGGGTATTTTCCAAAAGTTGTTGTCCACAAAAACGAACGAGGGATACGGCTTCGATTTGCTGGAGTCCGTGGTCGCAACTTTCCCACC TACCGTCATGGAGCCATACTTTATCCAGATTATGCAGATCATTCTGCAGCGCCTACAAAGCTCAAAAACCGAGAACCTTTCTATGCGTTTCGTCCGGTTCTATCACTTCGTGACCGCTCATGATGAGAAGGGATACAGTCCAGACACCATCCAACAGATCTGCGAGAAGATTCAGGCAGA tTTGTTCAAGGGTGTCTATCTCGGACTCGTCCTGGCTGATACACAAAAATTGGCACGCCCTCTCGACCGCAAGACTGCGGTTATTTCATTGACGAAGACTCTGGCCAACTCGGAAGCATTTGCTACCAAGTACGTCAAGGGCTGGGCGCTTACTTGCAACACTCTCCTCAAGCTCCTCGAGCTTCCTCCCGAGGTTGTTCACAAGGATGACATCATTGAGATCGATGCTGAGGAGATGTCATTCGGCGTCGGCTTTACTGCACTCAACACCATTCGCATGCAGCCTAGGGATCCTTGGCCCGAAACTGGGGCTGACCTGAAGGCCTGGGTTGGATCCTATTTGAAGGAATCtgacaagaaaaagggtgGTCGGGTATCGCAATTTGCGCAGGAGCGTCTTGATGACCAAGCCAAGGCAGTACTCGGTAGCTACATCTCTTAA
- a CDS encoding Cell division cycle protein — translation MNTDNSAPDSRSREIPDRLPFPPVTYSHILHCSYHDWHPRYRSLIPKSRLIPLSTAFVNYLRADGIVLPPETRLRREDDELDDYDDSDEGEQDPSAEWVEIHAQIKNTIAELGGKVTPKLNWSAPKDATFMSPTNDTQCRSPNDIYLLLKSSDFITHDLEHPFDDCEPDFAVSDSSSGNKTAGEDVLPEVPYHLVLRQYVNFNPSLEFRCFVRNRKLLCMCQRDQNHFDFLFGMRDMLRSRIQSFFDEKLRDSFPDPNFVFDVYVPAPHQRVWLIDINPWAQRTDPLLFSWLEILRMNDPIGFEEEPEDSLEEGVVRISLRDGSVLSPHSDGESGSDSASEEEDDEEAPADGDDQFAPFLPEFRLIKKDDPESYSFNTPQFSAHKVPKELVDASLAGPGGMSEFLGKWQDILKQQEREDREADDDSA, via the exons ATGAATACGGACAATTCAGCACCGGACTCTCGGTCAAGGGAGATTCCTGATCGCCTGCCATTTCCCCCAGTGACCTACTCTCACATTCTACATTGCTCTTACCATGACTGGCATCCTCg ATACCGCTCTCTCATTCCCAAATCTCGTCTGATCCCTCTTTCAACTGCATTTGTCAATTACCTCCGCGCCGATGGGATTGTCCTTCCGCCTGAAACTCGACTGCGGAGAGAAGACGACGAGCTCGACGACTACGACGACTCTGATGAAGGTGAACAGGACCCATCCGCGGAATGGGTGGAAATACACGCGCAGATCAAGAATACGATTGCCGAGTTGGGAGGCAAAGTCACGCCAAAGTTAAATTGGAGCGCACCCAAGGATGCAACCTTCATGTCTCCCACCAACGATACGCAATGTCGCTCGCCAAACGATATATACCTTCTTTTGAAGAGCAGTGATTTTATCACACATGACCTGGAGCATCCATTTGACGACTGTGAGCCAGACTTTGCAGTTTCTGACAGCTCATCGGGCAACAAGACTGCCGGGGAAGATGTTTTGCCCGAGGTACCCTACCACTTGGTCCTTCGTCAATATGTCAACTTCAATCCTTCACTCGAGTTCCGCTGCTTCGTGCGGAACCGAAAGTTGCTCTGCATGTGCCAGCGTGACCAAAATCATTTTGATTTCCTGTTTGGCATGCGAGATATGCTCCGGTCACGCATTCAGTCGTTCTTTGACGAGAAGCTAAGGGACTCGTTTCCCGACCCCAATTTTGTCTTTGACGTATACGTCCCAGCTCCTCATCAGCGCGTCTGGCTCATTGACATCAACCCCTGGGCACAACGGACCGACCCGCTCCTCTTTAGCTGGCTGGAGATTTTGCGCATGAATGACCCCATTGGCTTTGAGGAAGAACCGGAAGATTCGCTTGAAGAGGGAGTTGTCCGTATCTCACTCCGAGATGGCAGTGTGCTGAGTCCACACTCTGACGGTGAAAGTGGAAGTGATTCGgcctcggaggaggaggatgatgaggaggcgCCCGCTGATGGGGACGATCAGTTTGCACCGTTTCTCCCCGAGTTTCGCCTCATCAAGAAAGATGACCCGGAATCCTACTCCTTCAACACCCCTCAGTTTTCGGCACACAAGGTACCGAAGGAGCTTGTGGATGCTTCGTTGGCAGGTCCGGGCGGCATGAGTGAGTTCTTGGGCAAGTGGCAAGATATCCTGAAGCAGCAAGAGCGGGAGGACCGAGAGGCGGACGATGATTCGGCATAG
- a CDS encoding Pre-mRNA-splicing factor cwc21, whose product MSSNVGLSTPRGSGTSGYVQRNGAFLKPRATGVGAPYPPVSGANGPPDRAFKQRLPDKQILEHDRRRAIEVTVMEERERLEEANERLEESQAKTKPKSAKTSRPASEPREDGEEREEEEDSENGPTERILSEEEIDERCDALRQRLLKEMEADDASGAAGGSARGKKAAPRDRRQFKTYQVHELAEAKIEETERLRKALGLQEDRETGAITSTRFERRRD is encoded by the coding sequence ATGTCTTCCAACGTCGGCCTGTCCACGCCACGCGGCAGTGGTACATCCGGCTATGTTCAGCGCAATGGCGCCTTCCTTAAACCTCGCGCGACCGGCGTAGGCGCACCATACCCACCTGTCTCCGGCGCCAACGGCCCTCCCGATCGCGCCTTTAAACAGCGACTCCCCGATAAGCAAATTCTCGAACATGACCGTCGCCGCGCGATTGAAGTCACGGTCATGGAAGAACGTGAGCGTCTTGAGGAAGCAAACGAACGTCTGGAAGAATCACAAGCGAAGACAAAGCCCAAGTCCGCGAAGACGTCTCGACCCGCAAGCGAACCCAGGGAGGacggggaggaaagagaagaagaagaggattcCGAAAATGGACCAACCGAGCGCATATTGAGCGAGGAAGAGATCGACGAAAGATGCGATGCCCTGCGACAGCGATTACTGAAGGAAATGGAAGCAGATGACGCCAGTGGTGCCGCTGGAGGCTCGGCGCGAGGCAAGAAGGCCGCACCGCGAGATCGGAGACAATTCAAGACATATCAAGTGCATGAGCTCGCCGAGGCAAAGATTGAGGAAACTGAGCGATTACGGAAGGCTTTGGGCCTGCAGGAAGATAGGGAGACGGGGGCAATTACGAGTACACGGTTCGAGAGGCGCCGGGATTAA
- a CDS encoding putative peptide chain release factor-like protein, with translation MLQSRLGARIGWSIPRHELCVPLQVSNQSCRSFVQTPILPAKPLPPRLKINDADLTVSYLKGTGPGGQKINKTNSAVQISHAPSGIVVKCQATRSRSQNEKIARSLLADKVEAQEKGDQSRVAIKAEAARKKKASKSKKTRRKYRGLEEKESQNGAEHTGGENELSARGTKDTDPQERTVNDVPPATESTR, from the exons ATGCTCCAATCGCGATTGGGTGCCCGAATAGGCTGGAGCATTCCTCGTCATGAGCTGTGTGTTCCTCTTCAAGTGTCCAATCAATCGTGCCGATCATTCGTGCAGACGCCAATCCTCCCAGCAaagcctcttccacctcgTCTCAAGATCAACGATGCCGACTTGACCGTGTCCTACCTCAAAGGCACCGGGCCTGGCGGTCAAAAGATT AACAAAACCAATTCCGCGGTCCAGATCAGCCACGCCCCTTCGGGCATCGTTGTGAAATGCCAGGCAACGCGATCACGCTCTCAGAATGAGAAGATTGCCCGCTCACTACTAGCGGATAAAGTGGAGGCGCAAGAAAAGGGTGACCAGAGCCGCGTAGCCATTAAGGCGGAGGCGgcgcggaagaagaaagccagcaagtcgaagaagacgagaaGAAAGTATCGAGGGTtagaagagaaggaaagccAAAATGGCGCAGAACACACCGGTGGCGAAAATGAGCTTTCAGCACGAGGTACCAAGGACACGGATCCTCAAGAAAGGACTGTGAACGATGTCCCACCTGCAACGGAGTCAACAAGGTGA